Genomic window (Pectinophora gossypiella chromosome 5, ilPecGoss1.1, whole genome shotgun sequence):
tataacaaataaatacattccAACAACTAACTTGTTTAGTAGGACATCTCATGTCCTTGCTAATGCTCGTTCTTAGCGCCGTTTCACTGAGCTCCTTCTGCAAGACTTCAGGCATCACCCATCTGCTGGGTGACACAAACTCCAACCATCTGACGTAATTTGGCAAGTCTTGTTGGTGGAGCATCACGCCGTTGACTAACGTGCTGAGCAGAATGCAGAAGCCTGATAGGACGGCAGCGGTGCGCTCCATTGGTACTAGGAAGATGGCCGCCCGACATAACATTTGTACGCAGATTAGGTAGAGAAGCATGTAGCCTGCAATAAAATTGTTaggttttgttaatttgatgtTTTTACGTGCTTTAACACACGCCTTGTAACCATATTAGGGTAGGTGGATCATTGAAGGACAACTCGCAACCAAAGTTGCGTCATATTGGCGCAAGGCCAcgatcattatttaaaaatgatgtCTAAAACTTGTTTACAAGAATCttggttattttaaattattttttttatttattcaaagtaataataaacattttacaatcaaaaacggtgtctcataaacctatcgacaggtttttctgtacaccgcaacTCATCGTCTGTTTTTGCATTTTGTAGGTAGATACAATAAAGATGTACTAAATGGATAGATGAGTACACACGGTAGTGAAGAAGTAGGTAGTTCGCTCGTTACCGCTTGCTAAACAAGTTGAACTTCACACGATTATACTCGCGTATTGAGGGACTGACAGTAGGTATCTGCCTTGGGTTTCAACTGTTTCTACAGAGTGTTCATTAAAAGAGGTAAATTAAAGTAATTACCTCAAGCAATAAGACCACGAGTTGCCATTtaaggttaggtatattttcttgttttattatcgataaaggtgttagtgatagtaacgaatactgaaggggatgatttagaccacgattttcagttgatatcaagtggaatttcctctcggaaaattcttgAAACTGTTtgagtttttaaattattttcagttccatgcttttgtGACGCCTTCAAACCCCTTTTTGATCACGTTCGAaatttacgttacgatgtcactaacaccctgtatgtgacttaaacatagcaggCAAGGTGTAGGTGTTTATACTATATATCTCTGTCTACCCTTTCGGAGATGCaggtgtgatgttatgttatgttatattttttgtttccttCTGATGGTACAATCTATTTTGAGCGTGGACCATCTTTTGTAAACAAGTTACTGAGTTCGTGGAAGTTAGCAGCAGCAGCTAAGGTGCAAAGTACAGTTGCAATTTGCGATTTTGCTCGTCATAATGACAGCCTTTAGagttgttatttattttgcctacttccacagtctaatgtcgtacggcatcttgctgtggggtcatgctgcagatgtgaacagcatttttgttctgcaaaagcgggccattcgggcgatttacaaattgggacccaagatgtcacttagaaataaatttaaagaaattaatattttaactttggcatcacaatatatctttgaaaacttaatatatgtaaaaaaacatataggattatttgcaaaaaatagcgatcggcacattgttaatacccggaataaaaataaacttgctttacaagtcagtcgattacataagattactaaatcttttaaggggcaatgtatacgtttttacaataagattcccattgacattcagaatttgcctttcaactgctttaagacagtagttaaacaaaaactttacaaaaaaggttattataaagttagtgattatttagaagatatgaatgcatgggattaactgtctgagaactgatattaggcagctaaattactcaattgtatatcaatattttatgtttatttttattttttttaaaagaacgtctagggccctgtgccgaggtttttcttgcagcttcttttccccggctatacaggttgtgagaagctgcagtagttttaggcggatgagacgttcgttatgtaaaaattgacgattcaaagtgtaactatgttacctactgaataaagatatttttgaatttgaatttgaatttgttgctGTGTCATTATCATGACATTCATTCAAGTGATTAATCGTTTTATCCGCGTCCTTTAAGCGGACTTTGTTGAAGATCTATTATTGTATAAACAACACCAATGTGTTACTAATTCAATAATTAGTAAGCCTTGTGCAATATTCGTGTTACACACTAAATAAGTGAACAATTATGCGTAAAAAGAGatacatatttttacaatacaaagaGGGACAAACAGACAGCTATGAGTCATCAGAAGAGAAACTGCACTTCGTGACTATCGACactctaagatggatatgaataCACATTTGGTGACATAGTCACTCCGGAGTCCGGGCACTATGACCGGATCTACCTATGGGCTGAttgggctgcagcccagggccccgggattacaaggggcccccagatcccgctaaaaagaccataatttgaaaaaaaatgtctgttaaaatattttttgctattagttgaGTATTAAGATAGGCCCCCAAGTAGTTTCAGCCCAGGGCCCCACAAATTCACGATCCGGCCATGCCGAGCACTCTATACACCTTATTcttaccatggtataagaagaccaggtatgctcaatcataATGACATCCCGCCATTGCTAgaccattgatgacgtaagcgttaccattcaattggtatctccaacatttcaaggaggaaatatttattattgaaaattaaagaattactgactaatgtatttaattactattatttgtcacatatacttataaaaaatattacaattctaaattaatcttttactaaaagtaaaaaaaaatccttgcacattaaattaaaaacattagacgtgggtaatttttttttacgaaatggcaatgcagggtcggatgacgtcagctgggctaaccttgaaatgctagctgtcacttttgagcataccaggggcctgttttataaaacttacaattgtaaattacaacgacaatttgatgttcattacgtaactaatatgaaactgtaaaatattcgtgatcacacactccgcaatgtacatcaaattgtcattgtaatttataattgtaagttttattaaacaggcccctgatcttcttataccatgattctTACTGTATGCCGTCTTACTGCGAGCAAGACAAACACTGCGCGCGCTCACTTTAATCCTTAGCTGTTTacagccatttagactaaagtaagacccagagggggtgaggtactATTATGTCAgcgctcgatacgaattggcgcggggcggagagAACAAACTTACATACACAGTATTATTCGAAATTCTATGGTGACAAATCATCAATCAACTATCAGTTGGAATACAGTCTACAAAGAAAAGGATCGCAATTTAGAAAAGGAAATTACAAACTCACCAAGATAAAGGTAGAATCCATCGAAAGAGCCGGGGGATTGCGCGTATAACCCGGTCATCGCGTAACTGGGTACTAAGTACGCCAACCAGGTGAGAGCAGCTGACCACAGCTCCAGGAATTGCTGGAAATTACAACCAAACTGTAATTTGATCtgcttttatcgtgtgggttgtgaggtggattaccaaccccattaacaatggtgtcagggttactattgagccgccaaaggcctctaacatggctcatgtaacgagtactaactcacattagtaagtagtaaacaggaccaacggcttaacgtgccttccgaagcacggatcatctttctttcggacaatcaggtgatcagcctgtaatgtcctataaccaaactagggatcacaaagtgattttcgtgatgtgtccccaccgggattcggacccgggaccttcggagtAATTTAGTGTTAGGATAGAATCTTTAAACATATTTGGCACACACAAGCATAAGTGTGCAGGAAAGAAGTGTTCTTCAGTGACGTTCTACGTACTATGTCCCCTGCTCATCTATTCGATTTAAATTCCAAAGAAATTATATGCAATCAATACAATGAAGAAGATGCTTACCTAGATTTGTATTAAAGTTAAGAGTTTCCTAAATCTAACGACTCTAAGCAAACAAACATAGTGAATAGGTCACACCTTAACGTTGGTGAAAACGAACTCTTTCATTAAGAGGCAAAATGATTAGCCATTTAGTTAAGACATGACGAATTGTCAAATCATTATGGAAGGTAAGGTActtagaaggaaagagaggggGGGGAGGAAGATTAAGAAAaatgtacataaaataaaacaagttaAAGAGGAGTTACGCCaactagagcgtggctcttttcCCAATAGTGATGTTCAGCTATATAGCCAAGAAgaagcagaaggcaagaggaaaaccactgccttatttttaaaaaagtaacatggcgaggaacgctacaccgacaagagcgtggctcttaaataagtggtTAGTGATGAGAATATAGTCGTGGTCGTATGtcatggtaagcaaactctttgGATAGATTGGCATGCGACCACAGCTATCTCCCAAATATCACTactcggaagaatttcagagaaatatgttatactttttatagtGCGATTGTTCCTCAGTCGGGTTTTAGTTGATGAAAATGGACATTATATCCTCGATGAAGTACTCACATCAAATATAATGAAGACGATCCTGGAGTAGAGGCCCACAGCGATATCTCTCTCGACATGATGCCTCATGGAGCTGGCTTCTCTCGCTGTCAACCACAGTAGAATGGGCCATAATGTCACACACATCACCGTGTAGTGGAAACCTATCCTGTCGTTCTGCGTTAGCTGCAAGACAACGAGAAAAGGTCAACTTTGGTAGCGCTAAAAAGAGAGATAAGCTGTTATTAAGTTGGTGGGGTACTTCGTCATTGATTGactttacagaagcgtctgagCTAAATTGTACCCCAGTTTAGTTTAGGGTCTTTAGGAAACAACTCGCAGGCTCTCACGATTTTGGCGTTCTAAATTCCTAACTTTGGCAAATCATACGTTTCCaagaaacaatttaaaattgtatCAGAGTCTACCTTCGCATCAGTCATAGGCAGGTCCCAAAAGATGGTCCCGGTAATAAGCGACATGATGGCAGCGATCAGCACGCGAGTGATCACGTTGGACAGTGTCGTCATCTGTGTGAACACCAAGCTTTTCCTGTGAACAATCACGGACAAACATTATGATCGGTTTCAATAAGACTGTCGCCAGGTTTTCTGTTCATAAGAAATTTGTGGACGCTCAGTGGACAGGTGAaacgggctcacaatctggagaccCTGGAGTCCGCTTCCTGATAGGTTTGATGTCAGTTTTGAATCTCACGAGATTTAGAACTTGCCTCCCAGGTTGTTACATAGACGATGTGGCAGATCTTCTATACAACTCTCAAAAGTCTAAGCTCGAAGACATTTTTATCAGTTGTAGCCGAATCCTTTAAGATATTTAGCTTTATGGAGCTATCAACATAACTGACAATAGCTTTCAACTACAATACTCACTCCACAAGCGCAAATATTTGGACAAAAGCGTTAGGCCTGGTGACGGGGGCTGGCAAAGGTACGGGTGGTGGGGGCTCCGGTGGAGACTGCGCCCCTGCAAATACGCCTGCCAGTGCCTCGATACGACCTGATGATTCCAACATCGCCGCCGCAGACAGATCGTCCAAAGTTACCAAGTCCACTGGAATTGAGGATATAATTTGATTAGGTTTTCTTAAGCGATTTTTACAGCATTGTTGTTGAGGTCGACCTCAAATAGCGTATTCTACGTTCTTActacttcattaaaaaaatagggAGAATTTACACAGTAACTGAGTGTTTCTAGGTGTTCTTGCCATTGGTTTGGATCGCGCCAATAAGTAGACCCCCGGAAGAAAATCGGCAATCCTTCCGGATGAGTTCATATTGGCGTCCTTTCGTTGGATGTTCATTGGTATTTGTAAGTTATTTTACGGTTACTGTtgggatgtacagtcatgaccaatatcacgtacccactttagaaccctgtcgcactatcatatttgacacttaattaaacttacggtttaatttctaAAAAAAGTACACGTATTGGTAACCGTGACCGTACTTTATGTAACGTTAACTTACAATAATAATCGGAAGGATTCTTGAAAGCGGGACAGGGGTAGTCTATAGAGGCGAAATATGGCAACATGTCTCTTCTGTACCCGCTGAACATGGTCCGTCCAGCCGATATTAGCACCACCTGAAACAGTATTAGAATTAACATCTCAGTAAAGAGAAAAGAACGACAAATTTTGGACTCGGACGGATTTTGAACCTTTGACTCTTGTGAAGCCAGGGCGATTGTGCTATTGCCGGCTCCTCATACTATTTAAAAGAGTTGATTAATCGCATTCGAATTGGCCGTTACGAGTGACATTATTATACTAAACAAACGAGGTTAAAGGAAACAATTTCATGATAAAAGATACAGTTTTAAAGAATACCCTAATAATATCTAACAGCAACAATTACCTTGGTAAGCATCGCGAAGATCTCATAAGTGGGCGGATGCAGCGACATTATGACGACTCGTCCAGTGCTGGCCCAGTTCCTCAGATACTCCACCAAGAAGAATGTGTCAAAGATATCCATCTCCTTCGTGGGCTGGTCGAGGATCAACACCGCCATGTCGAGGAGCAGCTGACACGCCACGTTGAGTCTCCGGATCTCGGAACGCGTTAGACGGCCCACATTTGTGTCCCGTACTTGTTCTAGACCTAACTCTTCTATTAGAAGGTTTATCTGGAAAATGGTGACAGTTTCAATTGGAGTATCCAGTGAGGTGGTTTAGAATTGGTTACTTCAGGGTGGCTTTTTCGTCATAGTTTACCAATGAATTgtaaaagtgactgcaagttggcGTATTGACGACTTGAAGCTTTGACTACCCTGTTCGAGATTGCGGTCGTAACTTTACAAAACCTTAATGGGTAAGTACTTGACTTTTCAGTCAAAATCGCATTTTtatcttgtaaaaataaaatacttatttaaaaatgatcttaatataaaaaactatcgTTAATAAACTACTTTATAaactattttattgttacaactgtcaagtggcCAAATTAATGATagcgtaaaaaaaataataaagagccTATCAGATCAACGATCAAGTAAATCTGCCTATGCTCTATATGAACTAGGTAAAATAGTTTCTAGAGACACGACTTTAACAGCATATCATGGCCTAGCTATGTCGCAGTTAAGATACGGAATTATATTCTGGGGAAATTGTTGTGAAAAAGAAACCATATGTAAAGCTCAAAAACGTTGTATACGTTCAATGTGTGGACTTAAAAGGACAGACAGCTGTGTACCAAATTTTAAGTCCATGAAAATATTGACTCTGCCCTCTCTTTATATTTACGAGATGTCAATCTTTGTTAAGACCAACACGACTCTATTTGTTAAGGTATCAGAAAAGCATAATATAAACTTACGGAATAAAGAACGATTTTGTTTACGTAGCGCCAGAACATCTTTTATGTATAACAGTGTAATCTGTATGGCACCGAAAATTTATAATCATTTacctaacagcataaaaatatgTGATAGTGTACCGGAATTTAAAAAGTTGTTATATAATTTTTTGGTAGAAAAatgctattataaaattaatgattacctcTCCGACTGTACCacaatttaaattgaatatataatatacctgctgtattggtctaactgaaaatgtaattgttttGATTGTATAATTATAGTTTTAAGTCTAAATATTTGTACGCCAACATGGCAAGATGTGGAGATACTTTATTAACTGTACCTACTcttaccaacttaatgtacccatatctacaaataaatgtctgattctgattctgattctgatcaaCGGTACACTTACCCTGTCTCTATCATTCATTTTGACCTGACTATGGTTGTGTCGCGGGCGCCTGAGTGACGCGTGGAAGCGCAGCGTGTGTTCGACTGTCATGGAGGGGCACAATGACGTGTCTTTGCGCACGTACGCCGCAACTTTTCGGAGGGTAGACGACGCTACTGGTTGACCATTTAGCACTATATCCCCGGTCAATTTCTGAAATTAATTTACAGAAAGTTTAATtgccgattttttttaaatcagctGTAAAGAgacgaacaaaaaaaaatctcgttGTAAGTTTTATCATTTTGATTTGGTACCCTAAATAATGAATTTGTACCTCCAATTGTACCGGAATtctcctgacacaccactttcggttcttccactctcatcaaagacttcatgcatgctggTTTAGACTACTCTTGAgctgacctttctttaaaatatcctggatctgatcgcggtatgtactaGGCCTTGCTCTTCCAACCCTACCCataaagcaacacggaccttTGCTCTTTGACCCAAACAAAagtgttataatattaaaatattgcaAACTGACCTTCCTGACTCCAGCAAGGACATCCAACAGGCCGGTAGCCTCATGCTGTGAGGTGGCCAACACAGCCAGGATCTCGCCAGATTTCACTTCGAAGCTAAGCCCGGATACCAGCAACGTCGACTTGTTCTCTGGCGATGTGATCTCTAAGCTGTTCACCTGTAGAGTTTGAGAAGTTATGACGCACAcgtgacacttcatacaaaaaatctcgttttacacaaacactacgcattgacgttatcgtacacgcgcatctgtgtgtgacgtctgacgcccatatgattgaagactaaaggaagaccgaggggggtgaggtaaacctagctcagccgctcgtggggagcggagagttgccattctatacgtagtactttTTTTGATGAGTCATTTTGTCTCATCTGTTTTGGGAAGAAAAGGGATGCAAGAAAGGAGACTCTCTTGAAGTGACGTAAGTAATCAAACATAAAATCGACAATCGATAAAATTTTCAATGGAAAAATCATGCGATCacgaatgccaatctgtccaaagagtttgcttaccgcggcatacgaccacggctatctcctaaacattcactattcggaagaattttggaggaatataggtaggtacctattttctcgtttcatactttttagagcgtgattttctcGCAATCGAGTAATCAGAATGTTCATAATTCACAGTTTCATTTTAGAAAACAACCATTAAGAATGAAATCAGTTATGTGTCAGTAAACTTAACGCTTGATTActattctaatttattttgttgCCGCTATGTAACGAGATGTCAAGCGAAACTTACTTAATAGTTTGGCCGGCCCTTTTGCAACCTTAACCCCGTTATTTGATTCttttgaacggcctccgtggtctagtggtttgagcgttggattcacgatccggaggtcccgggttcaaatcccggttgggacacatcacgaaaatcactttgtgatccctagtttggttataggacattacaggctgatcacctgattgtcccggttaatacttactgatataagttagtagtcgttacatgagccatgtcaggggcttttggcagctcaatagtaaccctgactccagggttgatggggttggtaatccacctcacaacacacgtgatagaagaagtttttttttttatttttatagtaaacATTCAACTTactgtataatatgttataacAGTTATGAGGAATATCacatttagtgaggcttacagttcaatttctcaataaagttaatgGGACATGGTACCGAAATGTACACTTATTTATAGTGCTCGTGACCGGGACCGTACGTGAGTTGATTTACTCATTGTCAAGAATGTCAAGGTCCTAGTGGTTTGGACAAAAATCCTTTGGTAAAAacatattacaatatttatattttcatattaATCGTCGTCAAATTCACTTATAAGACTTCCCATTGTGGATTTGCCAATTACGTATAGACCTGTGTGCGCATGCGTCTGACGTAACGTAGGAAGGCTTTCTTCTTCAAGGTTGTTACCCTGAAGACCCTGACACCAATGTTAACGATGTCGGCTATTTTCTCCCAACCATGTGAGTTGTATGTGTGTTCCGAAGAAgataattacataaacataaatagcctaatacGTTCCACTATTGGCCACAGGtttcccctcattcaaccggagggttGGTGGATGAGGGCTGGGTTACTAGCCAACAGCCTAACgggtccgaagcacggaattatcttactttttcagacaatcaggtgattcaggctGTAATGTCGTGACCAAACAAGGACAATTTCAAAAAGTGATTTACGTCAAAGTCTTTATCGGGCATCGAACCCAggcttccagatcgtgagcccaatgctctaaccactagaccatggagactGTTGAAGAAGATAGTTAAAAAACAAGAACTCACGTAGTAATTAGGATAAATGTAAGCGGAATGCGTGTAGCCATCGAGATGGTCTCCAGGCCGCAGGGTGGAGTGTTTCCTGGACTGAGCCAGCGACATGTGGCTGCCAGCCTTGGACATGCGCCCTCCCAGGTGCGATGGTACCAGGTAGCTGGAAAAGAAGGTGCAAAATATAGTCCCACTGAATTTCGAACTAAGTATGAAGACCATTTTGAAACTGTTATTGAGCTTGAAAAGCATATACCTATATTAAATGGAATTAAACTGACAGCAGACTGAGCTGACGGTAGACTCTTCTTTCTCaagtaaacataaacaaacatatcCTCAATCAACCCGATCTTGCTCCACAAACAGCAACAATTGCTCCACGATCAGCACAGACATTGTTCAAAAATCGGCCATTTTGAAGTATTTTTACAGATATGATTTTTCcataaaatcaaaaaagtttCTACTCTCCTGAATTGAATTCTGAATTACGTAGGTACCTTTGATGATCGTTATCCGGTATGAAATCAGCGACACTGTTTCTCCTGTTGGCGTAGGACGGTCGTTGTTGGGGTCTGGCATCGATTCCCAGCAGGTTGGCTTCACTGACGGACTTGTGGCGCGAGTTGGTCCAGTGGGGCTCGCCTCTGATGCCGGCCTGTTGCATTGCTACGAGAGGGACGCCTGTACTGTGCTGGAATAGAAGCACAACGATCGGGTTGAGGATTGAATGATTGCTTATGGCGGCTGTTGGATACGAAACTTGTGCCTGCTTGGTCTTAAGACAATACTTATATATGACTGTGGTTAAGTGAGAGTGACATGCCTACGAAAATAATATCGGCCATATTTTAGTAAACTAAGACAGAAACAATTCGTGGATCCAAGATTTCCTGTAGGTAAGAATAAGAGGCAGATTAAGCTATGGATCTTAAAGGTACGGTAAAACATTTCGACTGATCTGTACAAAAATTAACAACATTAGGGCAGAAGATCTAATTTCTGTAATATGAAATATATCTACATGCCAGCAAAAATCTTTATTAGACGTCTTATTACCTGATAAGTCTGGTGTGCGTTCTGCATCctgaagtcaggatctgatcgGTATTTCCGACTGTACTTGTAGTTGGTGGACGTCTCGTTGTCAGAGCTGTCGTAGCCTGAAGACGTTTCGCGGATGCCTCGACTTTGTCTGTGTATCCTGCGGAAGACATACATCTTTAGAGTTTTAGGGTCAGAAATGTGATACATGTTGGGAATAACATAGAAGGTGATTATGTTAGACTCACGTGGCTGTCACAAAGTCATCAAAAGAATGTCTATATCCACATGCGTTATCATTACACATTTACGATCTTCCCCCATTTCGATGGCACACGTTGGATCAGTCCAGCATATTGCCACCAGCACAGCATTTTCGGCAGTATTTTAAGCGGGATAAgtttgccagtaacaattaatTCTTCGCGTTCTAATTCTTAGTTTCCTTCTTTGTCTAATCATACATCTTGATCAAAGGCTTGAAGGAATAAATTACCTGGGAGCTGGTTTCATGCCACTTCCGATGGATGTCTTCGGTTTGGGCGTTCCGGAGCGCTGAGACCCGTTGTGGTTCGGTGGAAATACGCGAGGTAGGCCGAACTTCAAGTAGGTATACATGTTCGACCCCAAGGCTGATCTGGAAGATAGGTTTTAATTGTAAaggtttttatttgtataaaatgattttttatatacatatatttttatgcAAACAGACGGATCGCCTGATGAACCAGAGGGGTCACAACAATAAAGCCGTGTAAGTCCAATGGGGCAACGTGTACTCGTGCGCTTTGTATAAATATGTAGAAGGAATGGCGAACGAATTTGTCATCGTATTGATGTGTAGCATAAATTGGTATCATAGGTTTTGGGTGACATGATCCTCAGGATACATCATAAGAAAATAGCAAAATAAATTGAGCTTTCTTTTGCTTTTTCTGCGCTTCCTAAGAGAATGACAGACATGATAACTTACTTCGGTCCATATCTGGGATGGGACAGGATGGACTGCACAGTGGTGTCTCTCAGCTGGAAATTGCCGTACGGCAGTGGACTCTTGTCAGTGCTGCCAAGTGCACTGTCCGTGAAATCTGAGTTCAGGTTTTGTCTGGAAAATAAAATGGGGAATATAGAACTTTACCCCTGGAAGCACAGACCAGAGACTCGGTAACGGGCTAAGTCTCGTATAGTTAGTAGAGTAAAACAAAGGTAGGTACAAGACTCGACATACCATGAATTGAATTCTAAAACTACAGACAAGTCTATTACCTACAATACACCTAATCTAAAGCTTTGTCTAACACAGACACTGCATACAAGTTAACATGCATCCTACACAAAGTACCTACATCTGTTTCAGACAATTCATGACTATCATTGTTGCAGGGTCATGCACTTtgtttcatggctgtgcaagccaattctgGGGCGGCAAATTCTGCAGGAGAAGCCTTTGGCAGTTGCAGTGTTCATTCTACTCGTCAGAGACTGGAACCAGGTGTTGTCGAGAGCTTGACACCCATCGAGCACACACTCAATAATTCAAATCAAACCAATTACTATCAGCATTATCAAATGACACGTCACTCTCAAGCATGTTTTCTTCACACCCACTATATAACTACACCCAACCTTATTAacaatcatacaatacatatgtatatacttcatataagtaggtacatcgcCCATACCCAAAATATACATATACCTTTCAATCTTCCATGAGTTTCAAGGCTTCAATTGCGTTGGTGTTCCCAACAATAGGTAAACAATGTTACTATTGTTTAGAATAAATGCACTAAATATTCGTAATTCTGTTAAATAAAACAGTTCGTGTATCCGACACACTTTGTCAATGGTTACAGACTAACTGAGATGACATCAGAGGCTACTGAATGTTTACTCTACATTTTCGCATGTTGTTCTCGTGCATGTAGTTAGTAAGTTACTTTTAGGTATGTGTAAGTATTGTTCTAAATAAAGTAATGATTTGCTacgatttagatgaattgctacgatgtggcctttttaacccctccgaGGGTCTTTATGGGGTCATATGTAGTTTGGTAGAGAAACACCTAGACCGATGACAGAAAGAGAATAGTTATGACGTCGTCAAACAAATCCCTAGCCTAAAATCGGACATCGCGGCTTGAGAAAAATCCCTTACGGACTTGGCTAGTCTCGGTTGGTCtgtgcttttgtttttttaagggGAAATGCCTGTCGCATCTTCCCGCCGCGGGATCAGCGAGAGGGTTACGTCGGGCTCACACCAACTAGAACCCCCCGGTGCCCGTATCAccaaatttttaaattatgccAAAGCTACGGGCTTTCGCATTCTTCCGCGGAGAGCCAGTCGCcataaagagactcgccgtttgggc
Coding sequences:
- the LOC126367013 gene encoding ATP-binding cassette sub-family G member 8 isoform X2; this translates as MSQSALGLGGERRYSVPSNPMMHDPRGMHSEDLHAWSIYRQNLNSDFTDSALGSTDKSPLPYGNFQLRDTTVQSILSHPRYGPKSALGSNMYTYLKFGLPRVFPPNHNGSQRSGTPKPKTSIGSGMKPAPRIHRQSRGIRETSSGYDSSDNETSTNYKYSRKYRSDPDFRMQNAHQTYQHSTGVPLVAMQQAGIRGEPHWTNSRHKSVSEANLLGIDARPQQRPSYANRRNSVADFIPDNDHQSYLVPSHLGGRMSKAGSHMSLAQSRKHSTLRPGDHLDGYTHSAYIYPNYYVNSLEITSPENKSTLLVSGLSFEVKSGEILAVLATSQHEATGLLDVLAGVRKKLTGDIVLNGQPVASSTLRKVAAYVRKDTSLCPSMTVEHTLRFHASLRRPRHNHSQVKMNDRDRINLLIEELGLEQVRDTNVGRLTRSEIRRLNVACQLLLDMAVLILDQPTKEMDIFDTFFLVEYLRNWASTGRVVIMSLHPPTYEIFAMLTKVVLISAGRTMFSGYRRDMLPYFASIDYPCPAFKNPSDYYLDLVTLDDLSAAAMLESSGRIEALAGVFAGAQSPPEPPPPVPLPAPVTRPNAFVQIFALVEKSLVFTQMTTLSNVITRVLIAAIMSLITGTIFWDLPMTDAKLTQNDRIGFHYTVMCVTLWPILLWLTAREASSMRHHVERDIAVGLYSRIVFIIFDQFLELWSAALTWLAYLVPSYAMTGLYAQSPGSFDGFYLYLGYMLLYLICVQMLCRAAIFLVPMERTAAVLSGFCILLSTLVNGVMLHQQDLPNYVRWLEFVSPSRWVMPEVLQKELSETALRTSISKDMRCPTKQRPYPDIIVQSQCPPPNGTQVLSNFEYLRAEHLWEWTEETFLIALAVFYAVFALVAILAFVADCSKYVKRKERSLMKGHKVTINTP
- the LOC126367013 gene encoding ATP-binding cassette sub-family G member 8 isoform X3; the protein is MYTYLKFGLPRVFPPNHNGSQRSGTPKPKTSIGSGMKPAPRIHRQSRGIRETSSGYDSSDNETSTNYKYSRKYRSDPDFRMQNAHQTYQHSTGVPLVAMQQAGIRGEPHWTNSRHKSVSEANLLGIDARPQQRPSYANRRNSVADFIPDNDHQSYLVPSHLGGRMSKAGSHMSLAQSRKHSTLRPGDHLDGYTHSAYIYPNYYVNSLEITSPENKSTLLVSGLSFEVKSGEILAVLATSQHEATGLLDVLAGVRKKLTGDIVLNGQPVASSTLRKVAAYVRKDTSLCPSMTVEHTLRFHASLRRPRHNHSQVKMNDRDRINLLIEELGLEQVRDTNVGRLTRSEIRRLNVACQLLLDMAVLILDQPTKEMDIFDTFFLVEYLRNWASTGRVVIMSLHPPTYEIFAMLTKVVLISAGRTMFSGYRRDMLPYFASIDYPCPAFKNPSDYYLDLVTLDDLSAAAMLESSGRIEALAGVFAGAQSPPEPPPPVPLPAPVTRPNAFVQIFALVEKSLVFTQMTTLSNVITRVLIAAIMSLITGTIFWDLPMTDAKLTQNDRIGFHYTVMCVTLWPILLWLTAREASSMRHHVERDIAVGLYSRIVFIIFDQFLELWSAALTWLAYLVPSYAMTGLYAQSPGSFDGFYLYLGYMLLYLICVQMLCRAAIFLVPMERTAAVLSGFCILLSTLVNGVMLHQQDLPNYVRWLEFVSPSRWVMPEVLQKELSETALRTSISKDMRCPTKQRPYPDIIVQSQCPPPNGTQVLSNFEYLRAEHLWEWTEETFLIALAVFYAVFALVAILAFVADCSKYVKRKERSLMKGHKVTINTP